One genomic region from Pyrobaculum islandicum DSM 4184 encodes:
- a CDS encoding helix-turn-helix domain-containing protein — protein MAELVKTAEERRGRGGRRAGGKSKRGMALAGGRPAQMPPVRAVRLRLLPTTAQERKLHRLADAAAKAWNEVNYLRRRQFFAKQGVDLRGTYNEIYNKYNRLLAPAALQQILNKNDEAWRSFFALLAKLKAGELPPHMKKVSPPGYWKDRLFGKRVKRLIVRSDRYYVEPINDGEGYIALKDFGMRIRRGDKVV, from the coding sequence ATGGCTGAGCTAGTGAAGACAGCGGAAGAGAGGAGAGGGAGGGGCGGGCGCCGTGCGGGGGGCAAATCCAAGCGTGGGATGGCCCTGGCGGGGGGACGCCCCGCCCAGATGCCTCCCGTGCGGGCTGTCCGCCTGAGGCTCCTCCCCACGACTGCGCAGGAGAGGAAGCTACACAGGTTGGCAGACGCCGCGGCTAAGGCCTGGAACGAAGTGAACTACCTGAGGAGACGGCAGTTCTTCGCGAAGCAGGGCGTAGACCTAAGGGGCACGTATAACGAAATATACAACAAGTACAACCGTCTCCTCGCGCCCGCCGCCCTCCAGCAGATCCTCAACAAGAACGACGAGGCTTGGCGGAGTTTCTTCGCCCTCCTGGCCAAGCTGAAGGCCGGGGAGCTGCCGCCGCACATGAAGAAGGTCTCTCCTCCCGGCTACTGGAAGGACCGCCTGTTCGGCAAGAGGGTGAAACGCCTTATCGTCAGGAGCGACCGGTACTACGTGGAGCCTATCAACGACGGAGAAGGGTACATAGCCCTTAAGGACTTCGGCATGAGGATACGCCGGGGTGATAAAGTGGTCTAG